In Desulfosudis oleivorans Hxd3, the DNA window TATCCCACGGTCTCGGCCATTCCCGGCGACGTGGACCTGGCGGTGGTCACCATTCCGGCGGCCAAGGTGCTGGACCTGATTCCCGACCTGGAGACCAAGGGCGTGAAGCACATGCTGCTGATCTCTTCAGGCTTCGGTGAAACCGGCGAGGAAGGCAAAAAACTGGAAGCCCGAGTGGTGGAGCGGGCCCGGGCCGCCGATATCCTGATGGTGGGGCCCAACACCATGGGCATCGCCAATCCCCACATCAAACTCTACTGCACCGGCACCCATGTGTGGCCCGATCCGGGCGGCATTGCCATGGTTTCCCAGTCCGGCAACATGGGGGGCCAGCTCTTGCAGTTTGCCGAACAGCAGGGTATTGAGATTCGGGCCTTCAGCGGGTCGGGCAACGAGGCCATGGTGACCATTGAAGACTACCTGCACGCCTTTGAGGTGGATGAGCTTTCCGAAATTGTCATGCTCTATATCGAAAGTGTGAAAGACGGCCGAAGGTTCCTGGAATATGCCCGCCGGCTTTCAATGAAAAAGCCCATTGTGCTGCTCAAGGGCGGGCAGACAAAAGTGGGGGAGAAGGCCGCGGCCAGCCACACCGGGGCCATGGCCTCCGACGCCAGGGTCTTTGACGCCGTCTGCCGCCAGTCCGGCATCGTCAAGGTGGACCAGCCCATGGACATGCTGGACCTGTCCGCCGCCTTTTCATCCATTCCCCTGCCCGAGGGCAACCGTATCGGCATTATGACCCTGGGCGGCGGCTGGGGCGTGGTGGCCGCCGACCTGTGCTCGGCCTACAACCTGGGGGTGCCGGAACTGACCCCGGATATTTTAAAGGAGATGGACGCCCTGCTGCCCCCCTACTGGAGCCGCGCCAACCCCATTGACCTGGTGGGCGAATCCAGCAACATCCTGCCCATGCAGGTGATGGAGGCCCTGCTCAAGTGGGACGGCTGCGACGCGGTGATCAACCTGGGCATCATGGGAAAGCGGCTGATCACCAAACGCATTGTCAAGTCAACTGCCGTGGACCCTACCTACACGCCGGACTTTTTGAATGACGTGGTGAAGGTGCTCTACAAGTTTGAAGAAGA includes these proteins:
- a CDS encoding acetate--CoA ligase family protein, with the protein product MQEAGKTKKDDAARQALSEKDSKAVLKQYGIPVVEETAALNTDAAVAAAEAMGFPVVVKGLGAKLLHKTEAGLVHLKLGSADAVRNACDKIQKGAGDLLEGFLVQPHVEGKREFVAGLFYDPVFGPVVMFGLGGIFTEALSDVTFRVAPLEAADAREMLDEIRSRSLLDDFRGEKAADRDQLVSVLMGLSDLSQKAPDVAEVDINPLIVDAEGRVCAVDALVIRGSVREERPVPPPVDPRRLGRLFYPQSIAFVGASGRLGKWGHLLFTNVLSNGYEGEVYLVNPVRETIAGRKTYPTVSAIPGDVDLAVVTIPAAKVLDLIPDLETKGVKHMLLISSGFGETGEEGKKLEARVVERARAADILMVGPNTMGIANPHIKLYCTGTHVWPDPGGIAMVSQSGNMGGQLLQFAEQQGIEIRAFSGSGNEAMVTIEDYLHAFEVDELSEIVMLYIESVKDGRRFLEYARRLSMKKPIVLLKGGQTKVGEKAAASHTGAMASDARVFDAVCRQSGIVKVDQPMDMLDLSAAFSSIPLPEGNRIGIMTLGGGWGVVAADLCSAYNLGVPELTPDILKEMDALLPPYWSRANPIDLVGESSNILPMQVMEALLKWDGCDAVINLGIMGKRLITKRIVKSTAVDPTYTPDFLNDVVKVLYKFEEEYVEHVVTMMDKYKKPVIGVSIMTDEKEDKTVNKVAGHKYNALFFPTPERAVKALAKMYDYRRFLVRR